One genomic window of Metopolophium dirhodum isolate CAU chromosome 4, ASM1992520v1, whole genome shotgun sequence includes the following:
- the LOC132942280 gene encoding ATP-dependent 6-phosphofructokinase isoform X2 codes for MEEDQKRFIERGSHKGKGLAVFTSGGDSQGMNAAVRAVVRMAIYLGCKVFFIKEGYQGMVDGGDNIEEANWSSVSSIIHKGGTVIGSARCMDFKERVGRLKAACNLVKRGITNLVVIGGDGSLTGANLFRQEWSSLLDELLQTSQINKAEREKYKQLNIVGMVGSIDNDFCGTDMTIGTDSALHRIMDAIDAIVSTAYSHQRTFIMEVMGRHCGYLALVTALAAEADFVFIPEWPPHQDWASKMCKKLLQERTAGQRLNIIIVSEGAIDRDGQPITAEMVKQVVVDNLKQDTRITVLGHVQRGGAPSAFDRVLGCRMGAEAVMALMEATPETEACVVSLDGNQAVRLPLMECVEKTKAVAKAMADKEWELAVQLRGRSFARNLETYKMLTRLKPPRSAFDELGRGLSLNRQDTLWGQEGYTLAVMHIGAPACGMNSAVRSFVRNCIYRGDTVYGIHDGVEGLVAGNIQVMQWSDVTGWVGQGGAMLGTKRTLPEKRMPEIAARLKEFNIQALLIIGGFEAYQAGIQLVQNRNNFPEFCIPMVIIPSTISNNVPGTEFSLGCDTALNEITEICDRIRQSAQGTKRRVFVIETMGGYCGYLATVAGLAGGADAAYIYEEKFTIKDLQNDVYHMASKMAEGVQRGLILRNEKCSENYNTDFIFRLYTEEGKGLFSTRMNVLGHMQQGGSPTPFDRNMGTKQAAKCVEWLVEKLRESTRPDGTIYTDNPDTAAMMGVIRRQYRFTPLTDLLPLTNFEQRIAKTQWWLKLRPLLRILAKHDSAYEEEGMYITVEEGLEADTLLA; via the exons ATGGAGGAAGATCAAAAGAGATTCATTGAACGGGGTTCACACAAAGGAAAAGGACTTGCTGTTTTCACCAGTGGTGGTGATTCACAAG GTATGAATGCTGCTGTCCGTGCAGTTGTTCGTATGGCTATATACCTTGGTTGCAAGGTGTTTTTCATTAAAGAGGGTTATCAAGGTATGGTGGATGGCGGGGATAACATAGAAGAAGCTAACTGGTCATCGGTGTCATCTATAATACATAAG gGTGGTACTGTAATTGGTTCAGCGCGATGTATGGATTTCAAAGAACGTGTCGGGCGGCTAAAGGCTGCTTGCAACCTGGTAAAACGTGGAATTACAAATTTGGTAGTAATTGGAGGTGATGGTTCTCTCACAGGAGCCAACCTATTTAGACAAGAATGGTCTAGTCTTCTTGATGAGCTATTGCAGACTTCACAGATTAATAAGGCAGAacgtgaaaaatataaacagttGAATATTGTCGGAATGGTTGGTTCTATTGATAATGATTTTTGTGGTACTGATATGACAATTGGTACGGATTCCGCATTACATCGCATCATGGATGCAATTGATGCTATTGTGTCAACAGCCTATTCACATCAGAGAACATTTATTATGGAAGTAATGGGACGCCATTGCGG GTATTTAGCTTTGGTTACGGCATTGGCGGCAGAAGCCGATTTTGTGTTCATTCCAGAATGGCCGCCTCACCAAGATTGGGCGtcgaaaatgtgtaaaaaattgCTACAG GAACGGACGGCGGGCCAGCGTTTAAACATCATCATCGTGTCCGAAGGTGCCATCGACCGTGACGGACAGCCGATCACTGCCGAGATGGTGAAACAAGTGGTAGTCGACAACTTGAAACAGGACACGCGGATTACGGTCTTGGGTCACGTCCAGAGAGGAGGCGCCCCATCGGCTTTCGATAGAgttttg GGGTGCAGAATGGGAGCCGAAGCTGTAATGGCCTTGATGGAAGCTACACCGGAAACCGAGGCTTGTGTCGTGTCATTGGATGGAAACCAGGCGGTCCGTCTGCCACTTATGGAATGTGTTGAAAAGACTAAAGCCGTGGCCAAAGCGATGGCGGACAAAGAATGGGAATTAGCCGTACAACTCAGAGGAAG GAGTTTTGCGAGAAACTTGGAAACATACAAAATGTTGACACGTTTGAAGCCACCGCGTTCGGCATTCGATGAATTGGGACGTGGATTG AGTCTAAATCGA CAAGACACACTGTGGGGTCAG GAAGGTTATACTCTTGCTGTAATGCACATTGGAGCTCCTGCATGTGGTATGAATTCTGCTGTACGTTCATTTGTACGGAATTGCATCTACAGAGGAGACACTGTTTACGGCATTCATGACGGCGTGGAAGGTTTAGTTGCTGGaaat ATTCAAGTAATGCAATGGTCTGACGTTACTGGATGGGTCGGCCAAGGCGGTGCTATGTTGGGAACAAAGCGTACTCTTCCAGAAAAAAGAATGCCAGAAATTGCTGCAAGGCTCAAAGAGTTCAACATCCAAGCACTTTTGATAATTGGAGGCTTTGAG gcGTACCAAGCTGGAATTCAGTTAGTTCAGAACCGTAACAATTTCCCGGAATTCTGCATACCAATGGTTATAATACCATCAACCATTAGTAACAACGTGCCTGGTACAGAATTTTCGTTAGGTTGTGATACCGCTCTAAATGAAATCACGGAG atttgtGATAGAATTAGACAGTCCGCTCAAGGTACTAAGCGACGTGTATTTGTTATTGAAACTATGGGTGGTTACTGTGGATATTTAGCTACCGTTGCTGGTCTGGCTGGTGGTGCTGATGCAGCTTATATATACGAAGAGAAATTTACCATAAAAGATCTGCAAAACGATGTTTATCATATGGCTTCAAAGATGGCAGAAGGTGTTCAACGTGGTTTGATATTGAG gAATGAAAAATGTAGCGAGAATTACAACACTGACTTTATATTCAGACTTTACACTGAAGAAGGGAAAGGATTATTCAGTACTCGTATGAATGTTTTAG GTCATATGCAACAAGGTGGTTCACCTACTCCATTTGATCGTAATATGGGTACAAAGCAAGCAGCAAAATGTGTGGAATGGTTAGTTGAAAAATTGAGAGAATCTACTAGACCAGATGGAACAATTTATACAGATAATCCAGATACAGCAGCAATGATGGGTGTAATAAGACGGCAGTATCGTTTTACACCTTTAACTGATTTATTGCCTCTTACCAATTTTGA gcAGCGTATAGCTAAGACTCAGTGGTGGTTGAAATTGAGACCACTCTTACGCATACTCGCTAAACACGATAGTGCTTATGAAGAGGAAGGTATGTACATAACAGTTGAGGAAGGACTTGAAGCGGATACACTGTTGGCTTAA
- the LOC132942280 gene encoding ATP-dependent 6-phosphofructokinase isoform X1, whose translation MEEDQKRFIERGSHKGKGLAVFTSGGDSQGMNAAVRAVVRMAIYLGCKVFFIKEGYQGMVDGGDNIEEANWSSVSSIIHKGGTVIGSARCMDFKERVGRLKAACNLVKRGITNLVVIGGDGSLTGANLFRQEWSSLLDELLQTSQINKAEREKYKQLNIVGMVGSIDNDFCGTDMTIGTDSALHRIMDAIDAIVSTAYSHQRTFIMEVMGRHCGYLALVTALTSEADYVFIPEMPPPRDWPTKLCTKLEQERTAGQRLNIIIVSEGAIDRDGQPITAEMVKQVVVDNLKQDTRITVLGHVQRGGAPSAFDRVLGCRMGAEAVMALMEATPETEACVVSLDGNQAVRLPLMECVEKTKAVAKAMADKEWELAVQLRGRSFARNLETYKMLTRLKPPRSAFDELGRGLSLNRQDTLWGQEGYTLAVMHIGAPACGMNSAVRSFVRNCIYRGDTVYGIHDGVEGLVAGNIQVMQWSDVTGWVGQGGAMLGTKRTLPEKRMPEIAARLKEFNIQALLIIGGFEAYQAGIQLVQNRNNFPEFCIPMVIIPSTISNNVPGTEFSLGCDTALNEITEICDRIRQSAQGTKRRVFVIETMGGYCGYLATVAGLAGGADAAYIYEEKFTIKDLQNDVYHMASKMAEGVQRGLILRNEKCSENYNTDFIFRLYTEEGKGLFSTRMNVLGHMQQGGSPTPFDRNMGTKQAAKCVEWLVEKLRESTRPDGTIYTDNPDTAAMMGVIRRQYRFTPLTDLLPLTNFEQRIAKTQWWLKLRPLLRILAKHDSAYEEEGMYITVEEGLEADTLLA comes from the exons ATGGAGGAAGATCAAAAGAGATTCATTGAACGGGGTTCACACAAAGGAAAAGGACTTGCTGTTTTCACCAGTGGTGGTGATTCACAAG GTATGAATGCTGCTGTCCGTGCAGTTGTTCGTATGGCTATATACCTTGGTTGCAAGGTGTTTTTCATTAAAGAGGGTTATCAAGGTATGGTGGATGGCGGGGATAACATAGAAGAAGCTAACTGGTCATCGGTGTCATCTATAATACATAAG gGTGGTACTGTAATTGGTTCAGCGCGATGTATGGATTTCAAAGAACGTGTCGGGCGGCTAAAGGCTGCTTGCAACCTGGTAAAACGTGGAATTACAAATTTGGTAGTAATTGGAGGTGATGGTTCTCTCACAGGAGCCAACCTATTTAGACAAGAATGGTCTAGTCTTCTTGATGAGCTATTGCAGACTTCACAGATTAATAAGGCAGAacgtgaaaaatataaacagttGAATATTGTCGGAATGGTTGGTTCTATTGATAATGATTTTTGTGGTACTGATATGACAATTGGTACGGATTCCGCATTACATCGCATCATGGATGCAATTGATGCTATTGTGTCAACAGCCTATTCACATCAGAGAACATTTATTATGGAAGTAATGGGACGCCATTGCGG GTACCTTGCACTTGTCACAGCCCTCACTAGTGAAGCTGACTACGTGTTTATACCAGAGATGCCACCACCACGTGATTGGCCGACCAAACTTTGCACCAAATTAGAGCAG GAACGGACGGCGGGCCAGCGTTTAAACATCATCATCGTGTCCGAAGGTGCCATCGACCGTGACGGACAGCCGATCACTGCCGAGATGGTGAAACAAGTGGTAGTCGACAACTTGAAACAGGACACGCGGATTACGGTCTTGGGTCACGTCCAGAGAGGAGGCGCCCCATCGGCTTTCGATAGAgttttg GGGTGCAGAATGGGAGCCGAAGCTGTAATGGCCTTGATGGAAGCTACACCGGAAACCGAGGCTTGTGTCGTGTCATTGGATGGAAACCAGGCGGTCCGTCTGCCACTTATGGAATGTGTTGAAAAGACTAAAGCCGTGGCCAAAGCGATGGCGGACAAAGAATGGGAATTAGCCGTACAACTCAGAGGAAG GAGTTTTGCGAGAAACTTGGAAACATACAAAATGTTGACACGTTTGAAGCCACCGCGTTCGGCATTCGATGAATTGGGACGTGGATTG AGTCTAAATCGA CAAGACACACTGTGGGGTCAG GAAGGTTATACTCTTGCTGTAATGCACATTGGAGCTCCTGCATGTGGTATGAATTCTGCTGTACGTTCATTTGTACGGAATTGCATCTACAGAGGAGACACTGTTTACGGCATTCATGACGGCGTGGAAGGTTTAGTTGCTGGaaat ATTCAAGTAATGCAATGGTCTGACGTTACTGGATGGGTCGGCCAAGGCGGTGCTATGTTGGGAACAAAGCGTACTCTTCCAGAAAAAAGAATGCCAGAAATTGCTGCAAGGCTCAAAGAGTTCAACATCCAAGCACTTTTGATAATTGGAGGCTTTGAG gcGTACCAAGCTGGAATTCAGTTAGTTCAGAACCGTAACAATTTCCCGGAATTCTGCATACCAATGGTTATAATACCATCAACCATTAGTAACAACGTGCCTGGTACAGAATTTTCGTTAGGTTGTGATACCGCTCTAAATGAAATCACGGAG atttgtGATAGAATTAGACAGTCCGCTCAAGGTACTAAGCGACGTGTATTTGTTATTGAAACTATGGGTGGTTACTGTGGATATTTAGCTACCGTTGCTGGTCTGGCTGGTGGTGCTGATGCAGCTTATATATACGAAGAGAAATTTACCATAAAAGATCTGCAAAACGATGTTTATCATATGGCTTCAAAGATGGCAGAAGGTGTTCAACGTGGTTTGATATTGAG gAATGAAAAATGTAGCGAGAATTACAACACTGACTTTATATTCAGACTTTACACTGAAGAAGGGAAAGGATTATTCAGTACTCGTATGAATGTTTTAG GTCATATGCAACAAGGTGGTTCACCTACTCCATTTGATCGTAATATGGGTACAAAGCAAGCAGCAAAATGTGTGGAATGGTTAGTTGAAAAATTGAGAGAATCTACTAGACCAGATGGAACAATTTATACAGATAATCCAGATACAGCAGCAATGATGGGTGTAATAAGACGGCAGTATCGTTTTACACCTTTAACTGATTTATTGCCTCTTACCAATTTTGA gcAGCGTATAGCTAAGACTCAGTGGTGGTTGAAATTGAGACCACTCTTACGCATACTCGCTAAACACGATAGTGCTTATGAAGAGGAAGGTATGTACATAACAGTTGAGGAAGGACTTGAAGCGGATACACTGTTGGCTTAA
- the LOC132942280 gene encoding ATP-dependent 6-phosphofructokinase isoform X5 → MPPPRDWPTKLCTKLEQERTAGQRLNIIIVSEGAIDRDGQPITAEMVKQVVVDNLKQDTRITVLGHVQRGGAPSAFDRVLGCRMGAEAVMALMEATPETEACVVSLDGNQAVRLPLMECVEKTKAVAKAMADKEWELAVQLRGRSFARNLETYKMLTRLKPPRSAFDELGRGLSLNRQDTLWGQEGYTLAVMHIGAPACGMNSAVRSFVRNCIYRGDTVYGIHDGVEGLVAGNIQVMQWSDVTGWVGQGGAMLGTKRTLPEKRMPEIAARLKEFNIQALLIIGGFEAYQAGIQLVQNRNNFPEFCIPMVIIPSTISNNVPGTEFSLGCDTALNEITEICDRIRQSAQGTKRRVFVIETMGGYCGYLATVAGLAGGADAAYIYEEKFTIKDLQNDVYHMASKMAEGVQRGLILRNEKCSENYNTDFIFRLYTEEGKGLFSTRMNVLGHMQQGGSPTPFDRNMGTKQAAKCVEWLVEKLRESTRPDGTIYTDNPDTAAMMGVIRRQYRFTPLTDLLPLTNFEQRIAKTQWWLKLRPLLRILAKHDSAYEEEGMYITVEEGLEADTLLA, encoded by the exons ATGCCACCACCACGTGATTGGCCGACCAAACTTTGCACCAAATTAGAGCAG GAACGGACGGCGGGCCAGCGTTTAAACATCATCATCGTGTCCGAAGGTGCCATCGACCGTGACGGACAGCCGATCACTGCCGAGATGGTGAAACAAGTGGTAGTCGACAACTTGAAACAGGACACGCGGATTACGGTCTTGGGTCACGTCCAGAGAGGAGGCGCCCCATCGGCTTTCGATAGAgttttg GGGTGCAGAATGGGAGCCGAAGCTGTAATGGCCTTGATGGAAGCTACACCGGAAACCGAGGCTTGTGTCGTGTCATTGGATGGAAACCAGGCGGTCCGTCTGCCACTTATGGAATGTGTTGAAAAGACTAAAGCCGTGGCCAAAGCGATGGCGGACAAAGAATGGGAATTAGCCGTACAACTCAGAGGAAG GAGTTTTGCGAGAAACTTGGAAACATACAAAATGTTGACACGTTTGAAGCCACCGCGTTCGGCATTCGATGAATTGGGACGTGGATTG AGTCTAAATCGA CAAGACACACTGTGGGGTCAG GAAGGTTATACTCTTGCTGTAATGCACATTGGAGCTCCTGCATGTGGTATGAATTCTGCTGTACGTTCATTTGTACGGAATTGCATCTACAGAGGAGACACTGTTTACGGCATTCATGACGGCGTGGAAGGTTTAGTTGCTGGaaat ATTCAAGTAATGCAATGGTCTGACGTTACTGGATGGGTCGGCCAAGGCGGTGCTATGTTGGGAACAAAGCGTACTCTTCCAGAAAAAAGAATGCCAGAAATTGCTGCAAGGCTCAAAGAGTTCAACATCCAAGCACTTTTGATAATTGGAGGCTTTGAG gcGTACCAAGCTGGAATTCAGTTAGTTCAGAACCGTAACAATTTCCCGGAATTCTGCATACCAATGGTTATAATACCATCAACCATTAGTAACAACGTGCCTGGTACAGAATTTTCGTTAGGTTGTGATACCGCTCTAAATGAAATCACGGAG atttgtGATAGAATTAGACAGTCCGCTCAAGGTACTAAGCGACGTGTATTTGTTATTGAAACTATGGGTGGTTACTGTGGATATTTAGCTACCGTTGCTGGTCTGGCTGGTGGTGCTGATGCAGCTTATATATACGAAGAGAAATTTACCATAAAAGATCTGCAAAACGATGTTTATCATATGGCTTCAAAGATGGCAGAAGGTGTTCAACGTGGTTTGATATTGAG gAATGAAAAATGTAGCGAGAATTACAACACTGACTTTATATTCAGACTTTACACTGAAGAAGGGAAAGGATTATTCAGTACTCGTATGAATGTTTTAG GTCATATGCAACAAGGTGGTTCACCTACTCCATTTGATCGTAATATGGGTACAAAGCAAGCAGCAAAATGTGTGGAATGGTTAGTTGAAAAATTGAGAGAATCTACTAGACCAGATGGAACAATTTATACAGATAATCCAGATACAGCAGCAATGATGGGTGTAATAAGACGGCAGTATCGTTTTACACCTTTAACTGATTTATTGCCTCTTACCAATTTTGA gcAGCGTATAGCTAAGACTCAGTGGTGGTTGAAATTGAGACCACTCTTACGCATACTCGCTAAACACGATAGTGCTTATGAAGAGGAAGGTATGTACATAACAGTTGAGGAAGGACTTGAAGCGGATACACTGTTGGCTTAA
- the LOC132942280 gene encoding ATP-dependent 6-phosphofructokinase isoform X4, whose amino-acid sequence MEEDQKRFIERGSHKGKGLAVFTSGGDSQGMNAAVRAVVRMAIYLGCKVFFIKEGYQGMVDGGDNIEEANWSSVSSIIHKGGTVIGSARCMDFKERVGRLKAACNLVKRGITNLVVIGGDGSLTGANLFRQEWSSLLDELLQTSQINKAEREKYKQLNIVGMVGSIDNDFCGTDMTIGTDSALHRIMDAIDAIVSTAYSHQRTFIMEVMGRHCGYLALVTALTSEADYVFIPEMPPPRDWPTKLCTKLEQERTAGQRLNIIIVSEGAIDRDGQPITAEMVKQVVVDNLKQDTRITVLGHVQRGGAPSAFDRVLGCRMGAEAVMALMEATPETEACVVSLDGNQAVRLPLMECVEKTKAVAKAMADKEWELAVQLRGRSFARNLETYKMLTRLKPPRSAFDELGRGLEGYTLAVMHIGAPACGMNSAVRSFVRNCIYRGDTVYGIHDGVEGLVAGNIQVMQWSDVTGWVGQGGAMLGTKRTLPEKRMPEIAARLKEFNIQALLIIGGFEAYQAGIQLVQNRNNFPEFCIPMVIIPSTISNNVPGTEFSLGCDTALNEITEICDRIRQSAQGTKRRVFVIETMGGYCGYLATVAGLAGGADAAYIYEEKFTIKDLQNDVYHMASKMAEGVQRGLILRNEKCSENYNTDFIFRLYTEEGKGLFSTRMNVLGHMQQGGSPTPFDRNMGTKQAAKCVEWLVEKLRESTRPDGTIYTDNPDTAAMMGVIRRQYRFTPLTDLLPLTNFEQRIAKTQWWLKLRPLLRILAKHDSAYEEEGMYITVEEGLEADTLLA is encoded by the exons ATGGAGGAAGATCAAAAGAGATTCATTGAACGGGGTTCACACAAAGGAAAAGGACTTGCTGTTTTCACCAGTGGTGGTGATTCACAAG GTATGAATGCTGCTGTCCGTGCAGTTGTTCGTATGGCTATATACCTTGGTTGCAAGGTGTTTTTCATTAAAGAGGGTTATCAAGGTATGGTGGATGGCGGGGATAACATAGAAGAAGCTAACTGGTCATCGGTGTCATCTATAATACATAAG gGTGGTACTGTAATTGGTTCAGCGCGATGTATGGATTTCAAAGAACGTGTCGGGCGGCTAAAGGCTGCTTGCAACCTGGTAAAACGTGGAATTACAAATTTGGTAGTAATTGGAGGTGATGGTTCTCTCACAGGAGCCAACCTATTTAGACAAGAATGGTCTAGTCTTCTTGATGAGCTATTGCAGACTTCACAGATTAATAAGGCAGAacgtgaaaaatataaacagttGAATATTGTCGGAATGGTTGGTTCTATTGATAATGATTTTTGTGGTACTGATATGACAATTGGTACGGATTCCGCATTACATCGCATCATGGATGCAATTGATGCTATTGTGTCAACAGCCTATTCACATCAGAGAACATTTATTATGGAAGTAATGGGACGCCATTGCGG GTACCTTGCACTTGTCACAGCCCTCACTAGTGAAGCTGACTACGTGTTTATACCAGAGATGCCACCACCACGTGATTGGCCGACCAAACTTTGCACCAAATTAGAGCAG GAACGGACGGCGGGCCAGCGTTTAAACATCATCATCGTGTCCGAAGGTGCCATCGACCGTGACGGACAGCCGATCACTGCCGAGATGGTGAAACAAGTGGTAGTCGACAACTTGAAACAGGACACGCGGATTACGGTCTTGGGTCACGTCCAGAGAGGAGGCGCCCCATCGGCTTTCGATAGAgttttg GGGTGCAGAATGGGAGCCGAAGCTGTAATGGCCTTGATGGAAGCTACACCGGAAACCGAGGCTTGTGTCGTGTCATTGGATGGAAACCAGGCGGTCCGTCTGCCACTTATGGAATGTGTTGAAAAGACTAAAGCCGTGGCCAAAGCGATGGCGGACAAAGAATGGGAATTAGCCGTACAACTCAGAGGAAG GAGTTTTGCGAGAAACTTGGAAACATACAAAATGTTGACACGTTTGAAGCCACCGCGTTCGGCATTCGATGAATTGGGACGTGGATTG GAAGGTTATACTCTTGCTGTAATGCACATTGGAGCTCCTGCATGTGGTATGAATTCTGCTGTACGTTCATTTGTACGGAATTGCATCTACAGAGGAGACACTGTTTACGGCATTCATGACGGCGTGGAAGGTTTAGTTGCTGGaaat ATTCAAGTAATGCAATGGTCTGACGTTACTGGATGGGTCGGCCAAGGCGGTGCTATGTTGGGAACAAAGCGTACTCTTCCAGAAAAAAGAATGCCAGAAATTGCTGCAAGGCTCAAAGAGTTCAACATCCAAGCACTTTTGATAATTGGAGGCTTTGAG gcGTACCAAGCTGGAATTCAGTTAGTTCAGAACCGTAACAATTTCCCGGAATTCTGCATACCAATGGTTATAATACCATCAACCATTAGTAACAACGTGCCTGGTACAGAATTTTCGTTAGGTTGTGATACCGCTCTAAATGAAATCACGGAG atttgtGATAGAATTAGACAGTCCGCTCAAGGTACTAAGCGACGTGTATTTGTTATTGAAACTATGGGTGGTTACTGTGGATATTTAGCTACCGTTGCTGGTCTGGCTGGTGGTGCTGATGCAGCTTATATATACGAAGAGAAATTTACCATAAAAGATCTGCAAAACGATGTTTATCATATGGCTTCAAAGATGGCAGAAGGTGTTCAACGTGGTTTGATATTGAG gAATGAAAAATGTAGCGAGAATTACAACACTGACTTTATATTCAGACTTTACACTGAAGAAGGGAAAGGATTATTCAGTACTCGTATGAATGTTTTAG GTCATATGCAACAAGGTGGTTCACCTACTCCATTTGATCGTAATATGGGTACAAAGCAAGCAGCAAAATGTGTGGAATGGTTAGTTGAAAAATTGAGAGAATCTACTAGACCAGATGGAACAATTTATACAGATAATCCAGATACAGCAGCAATGATGGGTGTAATAAGACGGCAGTATCGTTTTACACCTTTAACTGATTTATTGCCTCTTACCAATTTTGA gcAGCGTATAGCTAAGACTCAGTGGTGGTTGAAATTGAGACCACTCTTACGCATACTCGCTAAACACGATAGTGCTTATGAAGAGGAAGGTATGTACATAACAGTTGAGGAAGGACTTGAAGCGGATACACTGTTGGCTTAA